ATGTTAATCATTTCacttgtattatctcatttaatccataCCCAACCCTTTTTTGGCAAGGATACTAAGGCTCAGGGGAGTAAGTGATTTGCCCAACATCATACAGCTAATAAGAGGTTAAACTAATTTAACTTCAAAGCCTGCTGGGGTTACCCCCATGCTCTAGGGCTGTTTGGGGCTCCCTAGAGGACAGATTGTTATCAGCCTGAACCTCCCACTCTCTCTCAGGTGACAGCCTGACCTATGAGATCAAGAACAGGAagagtgaggaggaagaggaagcccTGGATGAATGGATCGAGGTGATGGAAAAAGTGTTACCTCTCTCCCTCATAGCCACCAAAGGAGGCATCGAGTCTCTCATTTCCCTTTGCTCTACTCTCATTGAAGGACAAAGGAAAGGGGCACAAAGTAGGTACCGGGAACAGCATGATTAGAAAAATAACTCTACTCCAGGGAAATATGGGGATCAGGAGTGTGCTGACTTGAGTTGAACTGGATCAAATAGGTCCAGACCCCTCTGGGCCCTACAGGTGCTGTGGAGCTGACAGACCCTGACAGGTAAGCTCTGAGGCCAGCAGAGTCCTCTCCCGACAGTATCTCCCCTGGCCTCATGTAACGCCCCAGCTCCTTAGTACCAAAGCACTAAGAGGGCTGGATGGGAATGTGGCCAAGCAGGATCTGGAGAACTGGTATAATCCTTGGATCCATGGGAACTTATtgtctctgttctctctctctctcctagtgTCCAAACATACCTTCTGGCAGGACTGGCAGGAACAGAGCCCACAAAAAGCGATATCCTGCcctcagcccctgagcccagagcAGATGCTGCAGGACAAGCACACTACCTGCCTAAAGGTCTCCGAGGTGAAGTCCATGTTACAGGAGCTCCTGGACTCCACCATGTTCAACCAAGGGGAGGTTAGGGCCATCAGGTACATGTCTGCGGTGGTGGAGAACCTCAATAAGGCCTTGATCCTCCAGCACAAGGAgaacaggagcctggaggccaaATACAGGCACCTGAAAATAGAGATGACCAAAGAGCTCGGCAGCCAGAAGCTGTACTTCCAGAAGTCCCTCCAGATCCTCGAGAGTAAGAGAGATGCCCTGCTAAAGCAGATAGAAATTTTAGGGGGCAAGTACCATGACCTGCTCCTGATAAAGCATGCCCTAGAGTTCCAGCTGAAGAAGATTCAGTCTGCTGGAGGTCAAGCAGAAGATTTAGTCAGGGTCTTGGTTGAATTCCCAGACGCTGCCAAGAAAGAAGCCTTCCCAAAGAAAGACACAGTCATGGAGGAGACCCAACAGGAGCCCAAGGAGGAGGAGCAGTCTTCACCACATTCCCCAAGCCCCATGGCCATGGCCTGGGACAGTGGTGCTATGCCTTCAGCAGATCAGCCTCTCTCCACCATGACAGTGGATTCAAGGATTGCAGATGTGTACAGGAGCAAGGACGCTGAAAGTCTTCAGCCTGTGTTGCCATCCTCCATGGATCACATGTTTCCTAAGAAATGGGAAAGACTGTCAGCAGAAAGCCCAGGTGACGGAGCCACAGAGCAGAAGGACTTCTCCCAGGAGGTGGCCTGGGAGAAGGAAGGACTCCAAATTAAGCCCCATTTTCAGAAGCAGCTGTTCCTAGAGAGGCCGAGGAAGTCGGCCTTGGAGAGCAAGGCAGAGGCCAGGGAAGAGGAGCTCAGCCGGGAGAGGCGGaggcagcagtggcagcaggaggaggagatgtgGCTGCAGCGGCAGGAAAGGTGGGCCCTGCTGGAGCAGGAGCACGAGGAGAAGCTGCGGcagtgggaggcagaggaggcgGCCAGGGAGCAGCGGCTGAGACTGGACCAGGAGCCCAAGGGCCCGTGGAGGGAGCTGGAGCAGCCAGGAGAGGACGCAGAGAGGATGATCTTTGTGCCCACCAGTCGCTGGAGGGACTCGGAGGATGCGTCTTTGGCGCCTCCCCCAAGCCGGGCCCAATCTGCTCGCCAAGGCAGGAGGCCACGCGTGCCCAGGTCCCCTAAGACCCAGCAGCCCACCCCCAGAAACCAGAGGTCCATGAGTTCAGCCGAGTTTACCCAGAAACCACAGGCCCACCGGCTTCCCATGAAGCCCAAGAAATCGGCCTCCTTTCCTGTCACGGGTACATCCCCGCGAAGGGTGACCCAGCCCCCTGTGCATATAGCCCCAGTAACTCTGAAGGAGAAGGTATACCATATAGACATGGAGGCCCAGAGGAGGAATCTGCAGCTCCTGACTAAGGAGGACATGCTGGGGCTGCCCCACTACCTGCACAGTAAGGTGCTCgagctcaccaccaccaccatggagCTGAATGCGCTCAAGCTATGGTGCCTCTGCCACAAGTACATCTGCTACAGACACTTCCAGAGCCTCCGGTAAGTCTTCCCTGGCAACCATTGGCACCACCCACACCCGTGGGCAGAGCCAAAACCCAACAAGAAAGAAGGAGCATGGGGCATGGGGTGGGG
This region of Ovis canadensis isolate MfBH-ARS-UI-01 breed Bighorn chromosome 3, ARS-UI_OviCan_v2, whole genome shotgun sequence genomic DNA includes:
- the FAM186B gene encoding protein FAM186B isoform X1, with protein sequence MEKVLPLSLIATKGGIESLISLCSTLIEGQRKGAQMSKHTFWQDWQEQSPQKAISCPQPLSPEQMLQDKHTTCLKVSEVKSMLQELLDSTMFNQGEVRAIRYMSAVVENLNKALILQHKENRSLEAKYRHLKIEMTKELGSQKLYFQKSLQILESKRDALLKQIEILGGKYHDLLLIKHALEFQLKKIQSAGGQAEDLVRVLVEFPDAAKKEAFPKKDTVMEETQQEPKEEEQSSPHSPSPMAMAWDSGAMPSADQPLSTMTVDSRIADVYRSKDAESLQPVLPSSMDHMFPKKWERLSAESPGDGATEQKDFSQEVAWEKEGLQIKPHFQKQLFLERPRKSALESKAEAREEELSRERRRQQWQQEEEMWLQRQERWALLEQEHEEKLRQWEAEEAAREQRLRLDQEPKGPWRELEQPGEDAERMIFVPTSRWRDSEDASLAPPPSRAQSARQGRRPRVPRSPKTQQPTPRNQRSMSSAEFTQKPQAHRLPMKPKKSASFPVTGTSPRRVTQPPVHIAPVTLKEKVYHIDMEAQRRNLQLLTKEDMLGLPHYLHSKVLELTTTTMELNALKLWCLCHKYICYRHFQSLRQDVINHIQVVREAGASYKAQNLFLFLENVDHLQKLQLQVWTDKQKDLEEKRRECLSSMATMFPKLQKEWNVNLHTPVVISPKSRKSKPPPFLLRHSHSSSPFCRRSQELFKTKHQPRVPQQMARQQGNRMEAMWKIDVAASSYPIEKKTPASLSWDQLGGFPDTPRLLALDVQSSFHKSLMSLKARASVTQRKEEQEPPEEPAELVHKKSNESFPGTLRSQKDRDNPSPIPCLSQ
- the FAM186B gene encoding protein FAM186B isoform X2; amino-acid sequence: MEKVLPLSLIATKGGIESLISLCSTLIEGQRKGAQMSKHTFWQDWQEQSPQKAISCPQPLSPEQMLQDKHTTCLKVSEVKSMLQELLDSTMFNQGEVRAIRYMSAVVENLNKALILQHKENRSLEAKYRHLKIEMTKELGSQKLYFQKSLQILESKRDALLKQIEILGGKYHDLLLIKHALEFQLKKIQSAGGQAEDLVRVLVEFPDAAKKEAFPKKDTVMEETQQEPKEEEQSSPHSPSPMAMAWDSGAMPSADQPLSTMTVDSRIADVYRSKDAESLQPVLPSSMDHMFPKKWERLSAESPGDGATEQKDFSQEVAWEKEGLQIKPHFQKQLFLERPRKSALESKAEAREEELSRERRRQQWQQEEEMWLQRQERWALLEQEHEEKLRQWEAEEAAREQRLRLDQEPKGPWRELEQPGEDAERMIFVPTSRWRDSEDASLAPPPSRAQSARQGRRPRVPRSPKTQQPTPRNQRSMSSAEFTQKPQAHRLPMKPKKSASFPVTGTSPRRVTQPPVHIAPVTLKEKVYHIDMEAQRRNLQLLTKEDMLGLPHYLHSKVLELTTTTMELNALKLWCLCHKYICYRHFQSLRQDVINHIQVVREAGASYKAQNLFLFLENVDHLQKLQLQVWTDKQKDLEEKRRECLSSMATMFPKLQKEWNVNLHTPVVISPKSRKSKPPPFLLRHSHSSSPFCRRSQELFKTKHQPRVPQQMARQQGNRMEAMWKIDVAASSYPIEKKTPASLSWDQLGGFPDTPRLLALDVQSSFHKSLMSLKARSMTWTPVTEDPPNVELTLWESTHQDSHDQCLAHVRAQ